The following proteins come from a genomic window of Fontisubflavum oceani:
- a CDS encoding extracellular solute-binding protein has translation MTLKTTAALGVAFGLMAGVAQAQTEIEFWHAMGGQLGESVNAMAEEFNASQSDYVITPVFKGTYEETLTAGIAAFRAGEQPNIIQVFDAGAATVIGAQGATIPVQQLMAENGVDFDINDYIAGVRYFYADTEGQMIGMPFNSSTPILYYNQAALDAAGVTAPTTWEEFAEVTGPALLEAGYVPLAQSHLPWIFTENFFSRHNLQFASNDNGYSGVDTEIMVNHPAIRAHFEALVEWQDAGLFNWYGTGWADNQNPFESGDVAMWLGSSGSFGGIQERVDFPFSATLLPYWEAVTTEPTQTFIGGAALFAMSGFDAAENEATAAFFEFLASPEVQYTWHRDTGYVPITEAAYAVAQEDGHYERFPAAEVGIQQLSLPGGEWTRGYRMGFYVQIRDVMNREYGRILTGDASVDEAFETIQEEANDLLSRFAQTQG, from the coding sequence ATGACACTTAAAACAACCGCGGCCCTTGGCGTTGCATTCGGCCTGATGGCCGGCGTGGCCCAGGCCCAAACCGAGATCGAATTTTGGCACGCAATGGGCGGCCAACTTGGCGAAAGCGTCAACGCGATGGCCGAGGAATTCAACGCCAGCCAAAGTGATTACGTGATCACCCCGGTTTTCAAGGGCACGTATGAAGAGACATTGACCGCCGGGATCGCCGCATTCCGCGCTGGTGAGCAGCCCAACATCATTCAGGTCTTCGACGCGGGCGCCGCGACAGTGATCGGTGCGCAGGGCGCAACCATTCCGGTGCAGCAGTTGATGGCCGAGAATGGCGTTGATTTCGACATCAATGACTACATCGCCGGTGTGCGGTACTTCTATGCCGACACCGAAGGCCAGATGATCGGCATGCCGTTCAACTCCTCCACACCGATCTTGTATTACAACCAAGCGGCTCTTGACGCGGCGGGCGTTACGGCGCCGACGACTTGGGAAGAGTTCGCCGAAGTCACGGGCCCCGCGCTTTTGGAAGCCGGCTACGTGCCGCTGGCGCAGTCGCATCTGCCTTGGATCTTTACCGAGAACTTCTTCTCGCGTCACAACCTTCAATTCGCCTCGAACGACAATGGATATTCGGGCGTCGACACCGAGATCATGGTGAACCACCCCGCGATCCGCGCCCATTTCGAAGCGTTGGTTGAGTGGCAAGACGCTGGTCTCTTCAACTGGTATGGCACCGGTTGGGCCGATAACCAGAACCCGTTCGAAAGCGGTGACGTGGCGATGTGGCTCGGCTCCTCCGGTTCCTTCGGTGGCATCCAGGAACGCGTTGACTTTCCGTTCTCCGCAACCTTGTTGCCTTATTGGGAAGCTGTGACCACCGAGCCGACGCAGACCTTCATCGGCGGCGCGGCGCTTTTCGCCATGTCCGGCTTTGATGCGGCGGAGAACGAGGCCACCGCGGCCTTCTTCGAGTTCCTCGCTTCCCCCGAAGTGCAGTACACCTGGCACCGTGACACCGGCTATGTGCCGATCACCGAAGCCGCCTATGCGGTTGCACAGGAAGATGGCCATTACGAGCGGTTCCCGGCGGCCGAAGTTGGCATTCAGCAGCTGTCCTTGCCGGGCGGCGAATGGACCCGCGGGTATCGCATGGGCTTCTACGTTCAAATCCGTGACGTGATGAACCGGGAATACGGGCGCATCTTGACGGGCGATGCTTCGGTTGATGAGGCTTTCGAGACGATCCAGGAAGAAGCCAACGATCTTCTGTCGCGTTTTGCTCAGACTCAGGGCTAA
- a CDS encoding ABC transporter permease subunit, with translation MKRTTFRNPWLPILLLSPQLAIIAVFFYWPAGYAIQSSFYLQDPFGFGSTFVGMDNYSRLTRSTNYLDSLSFTVIFTLLVTFLSLAIALVLAVKADKVIRGAQTYRTLLMWVYAIAPPVAGLMGVMLFDQSRGNLTQLFQSFGWDYRLGVNYWDTATAMITVSVWKQIPVNFIFFLSGLQAIPQSVREAAMIDNRSGMGRFWDITFPLLAPTAFFLLIINITYALFDTFGIIDTLVKGEPGNNPMTLVYRVFVDGFRGGDLGGSSAQSVVLMVLVLILTIVQFRFLERRIHYT, from the coding sequence GTGAAGCGCACAACATTCCGAAACCCATGGTTGCCGATCTTGCTGCTATCGCCGCAACTGGCGATTATTGCGGTGTTTTTCTATTGGCCGGCGGGCTATGCGATCCAATCGTCCTTTTATCTGCAGGATCCGTTTGGGTTCGGGTCGACCTTTGTCGGGATGGACAATTACTCGCGTTTGACGCGGTCGACGAACTACCTCGACTCGCTCAGTTTTACGGTCATCTTCACGCTTCTTGTGACCTTCCTGTCGCTGGCGATTGCCTTGGTTCTGGCGGTCAAGGCCGACAAGGTGATCCGCGGCGCGCAAACTTATCGGACGCTTCTGATGTGGGTCTATGCGATTGCGCCACCGGTTGCCGGTCTGATGGGGGTTATGCTCTTCGACCAAAGCCGCGGCAACCTCACACAACTCTTTCAATCCTTCGGGTGGGATTATCGGCTTGGCGTCAATTATTGGGACACAGCCACCGCGATGATCACTGTCTCGGTTTGGAAGCAGATCCCAGTGAATTTCATCTTCTTTTTGTCGGGTTTGCAGGCCATTCCACAATCGGTGCGCGAGGCCGCGATGATCGACAACCGCTCCGGCATGGGACGATTTTGGGACATCACTTTCCCGCTTTTGGCGCCAACGGCGTTCTTCCTTCTGATCATCAACATCACCTACGCGCTCTTCGACACGTTCGGCATCATCGACACGCTGGTGAAGGGCGAGCCGGGCAACAACCCGATGACACTGGTGTATCGAGTGTTCGTCGACGGGTTCCGGGGCGGTGACCTTGGCGGCTCCTCGGCGCAATCGGTCGTGTTGATGGTGCTGGTCTTGATCCTAACCATTGTGCAGTTCCGTTTCTTGGAACGCCGCATCCATTACACGTGA
- the ugpE gene encoding sn-glycerol-3-phosphate ABC transporter permease UgpE, which yields MTDMSETSTATIPAAATPVQRRRRRIRWGHVGDHVILILGALLMLVPVWMMLASSSHDDITIHREGLQFWFGDQLVENYDAALFEYGGFTDSVNGVTMLTNSLILGLGFAIGKIIVGMMAAYAIVYFQLRFGTLAFWMIFTTLLLPLEVRILPSYEVIQNMGLANTYTGLIVPLIASATATFFFRQFFRSVPEELIEAARIDGAGPVKFFIDILVPLSRTMIAAMFIIMFVFGWNQYLWPTLITTDESLFTLVRGIRQIIQAYADGSTTPEYGEAAALAIIAMVPPVLIVIFFQSWFVKGLTESDK from the coding sequence ATGACCGATATGAGTGAAACAAGCACTGCCACCATCCCCGCCGCCGCTACGCCGGTGCAGCGGCGCCGTCGGCGCATCCGCTGGGGCCATGTGGGCGACCATGTTATCCTGATCCTCGGGGCGCTTTTGATGCTGGTGCCGGTCTGGATGATGCTGGCCAGTTCGAGCCATGATGACATCACCATTCACCGCGAGGGCCTACAATTCTGGTTCGGCGATCAGTTGGTCGAGAATTACGACGCGGCGTTGTTTGAATATGGCGGCTTCACCGACAGTGTGAATGGCGTGACTATGTTGACCAACTCACTGATCCTGGGTCTTGGCTTCGCTATAGGCAAAATCATCGTCGGCATGATGGCGGCCTATGCGATTGTCTATTTCCAACTGCGGTTTGGCACATTGGCGTTTTGGATGATCTTCACCACGCTGCTCTTGCCCCTAGAAGTGCGGATCTTGCCGTCTTACGAAGTGATCCAGAATATGGGGCTGGCCAATACCTATACCGGCTTGATCGTGCCGCTCATCGCCTCGGCCACAGCGACCTTCTTCTTCCGGCAGTTCTTCCGGTCCGTTCCCGAAGAACTAATTGAGGCCGCGCGGATTGATGGGGCAGGGCCGGTGAAATTCTTCATCGACATTCTGGTGCCACTCAGCCGCACTATGATCGCAGCGATGTTCATCATCATGTTCGTGTTCGGTTGGAACCAGTATCTCTGGCCCACGCTGATCACGACCGATGAGAGCCTCTTCACCCTGGTGCGCGGCATCCGGCAGATCATTCAAGCCTATGCCGATGGCTCCACCACCCCCGAATACGGAGAGGCCGCAGCGCTGGCGATCATCGCCATGGTGCCGCCGGTGCTCATCGTCATTTTCTTCCAGAGCTGGTTCGTCAAGGGCCTGACGGAATCCGATAAGTAA
- a CDS encoding endonuclease/exonuclease/phosphatase family protein: protein MTQIFAELPWITEADRARILSAPRTADAHRALLSEMPAMSGVELGGEAAATTLPPRFKVAAWNVERCLFPAKSAIHLAGHDPKIVLLSEMDNGMARTAQRHTTAEMAAELGMAYAYGVEFFEMDLGGPTERQFCTQEFNERGWHGNGILSSVPFDQVALFRLDEDGHWFVTDNAGAGDTEQPRMGGRMAVAAILPGASGPICVVSTHLESNADVAYRHVQFAKLLDEVDVFAPGLPVLIGGDLNTGNHLPPDYDWRSETLFDLARDRGYHWDLTPEGITTRNSLITPHDTRRMKLDWFCARGLTGQPGPLLPSLDPDGTPLSDHEAVFCEVGAT, encoded by the coding sequence GTGACACAGATCTTTGCGGAACTGCCTTGGATCACCGAGGCAGACCGTGCCCGTATCTTATCGGCGCCCCGCACGGCAGACGCGCATCGGGCCCTGTTATCCGAGATGCCCGCTATGAGCGGCGTGGAACTGGGCGGTGAGGCCGCAGCGACCACGCTGCCACCGCGCTTCAAGGTTGCCGCCTGGAACGTCGAACGCTGCCTATTCCCCGCCAAAAGTGCGATCCATCTTGCAGGCCACGACCCCAAAATTGTGCTTTTGAGTGAGATGGATAACGGCATGGCGCGGACAGCGCAGCGCCATACGACTGCCGAGATGGCCGCCGAGCTTGGCATGGCCTATGCGTATGGCGTCGAGTTTTTCGAGATGGATCTTGGCGGCCCAACCGAGCGGCAGTTTTGCACCCAAGAATTCAATGAACGCGGCTGGCACGGCAACGGCATTCTCTCCTCGGTGCCGTTTGATCAGGTGGCTCTCTTCCGCCTCGACGAAGACGGGCATTGGTTTGTCACAGACAACGCGGGTGCGGGTGACACGGAGCAGCCGCGGATGGGCGGACGGATGGCCGTGGCGGCGATCTTGCCCGGCGCATCGGGGCCGATCTGTGTTGTCTCAACCCATTTGGAGAGCAACGCGGACGTTGCCTATCGTCATGTGCAATTTGCCAAGCTGCTCGACGAGGTTGATGTATTTGCGCCTGGTTTGCCTGTGCTCATCGGCGGCGATCTAAACACTGGAAATCACCTGCCGCCCGATTATGACTGGCGGTCCGAGACGTTGTTCGATCTGGCGCGGGACCGGGGTTATCATTGGGATCTGACACCGGAGGGGATCACGACCCGTAACAGCTTGATCACGCCGCACGACACGCGGCGGATGAAGCTTGATTGGTTCTGCGCGCGGGGTTTGACCGGCCAGCCGGGTCCACTTCTGCCGTCGCTTGATCCGGATGGCACACCGCTTTCGGATCATGAAGCCGTCTTCTGCGAGGTTGGCGCGACCTGA
- a CDS encoding nuclear transport factor 2 family protein, with translation MEHFQSAKDLVRAHHAALDQAQTADLLPALADFASAGYLWRGFHPFGELHGAEAVAETFWSPLKTALTRLQRREDIFFAGRNQMDDGESIWVVSMGHLMGLFDAPWLGIAPTAKMAFLRYCTFHRVEENQIAETAMYFDIPHLMAQAGQSPFSNQTAAHLVQPGPQTHDGLLYEDQPAAEGQKTLAAINAMIRDLGQWRSGLPLEEELAQTWHDDMIWWGPEGIGSTYSIERYAKQHAAPFRAGLTDRSVTSHIARLAEGNYGGFFGWPNFTARPTGGFMGLPGSDTAGEFRVIDIYRREGDKLAENWVFIDLLHFWKTQGFDFLAEAQRHRS, from the coding sequence ATGGAACATTTTCAAAGCGCTAAAGACCTGGTCAGAGCGCATCACGCGGCGCTGGATCAGGCTCAGACAGCGGATTTGCTACCGGCCCTGGCGGATTTCGCATCCGCGGGTTACCTCTGGCGAGGGTTCCATCCCTTTGGCGAGTTGCACGGCGCCGAGGCAGTTGCAGAGACCTTTTGGTCGCCACTCAAAACCGCGCTCACGCGGCTCCAGCGACGCGAAGACATCTTCTTCGCGGGCCGAAATCAGATGGATGATGGCGAAAGCATCTGGGTCGTTTCGATGGGGCATCTGATGGGCCTCTTTGACGCGCCTTGGCTCGGCATAGCTCCTACCGCGAAGATGGCCTTTCTCCGCTATTGCACATTTCACCGCGTCGAGGAAAACCAGATTGCCGAGACCGCGATGTATTTCGATATTCCGCACCTGATGGCGCAGGCCGGTCAAAGCCCATTTTCCAACCAGACCGCCGCGCATTTGGTCCAACCCGGCCCACAAACCCATGATGGCCTTCTCTATGAAGATCAGCCTGCGGCAGAGGGCCAAAAGACGCTCGCGGCCATCAACGCGATGATCCGCGACCTCGGCCAATGGCGTTCAGGCCTGCCGCTGGAAGAGGAACTGGCGCAGACATGGCATGATGACATGATTTGGTGGGGGCCCGAGGGGATTGGGTCCACCTACTCCATCGAACGCTATGCCAAGCAGCACGCAGCGCCGTTTCGCGCCGGTCTGACAGATCGGTCCGTCACGTCGCATATCGCCCGCTTGGCCGAGGGGAACTATGGCGGATTTTTCGGCTGGCCGAACTTCACCGCCCGCCCGACCGGAGGGTTCATGGGCCTGCCCGGCAGCGACACCGCCGGAGAGTTCCGCGTGATCGACATCTACCGGCGGGAGGGGGACAAGCTGGCCGAGAATTGGGTCTTCATCGACCTACTTCATTTCTGGAAGACGCAGGGCTTTGACTTCCTGGCCGAAGCGCAACGCCATCGATCATGA
- a CDS encoding extracellular solute-binding protein — translation MFLRSLTTTSVFAIVTATAALGCEIDARVSVVGNEFPAIQTVGAGAQECTGAEVSTNLTSEHQSINLPGMQGTPAEYTTAIIANSSIVALMNEDVIRPLGDLVAAHGEGLNSNQLITIGGEVMAVAFMANAQHLVYRADILEQIGVEPPSTYEEMLAAAEMIRDQGIMENPVGGAYASGWNLAQEFNNMFLGYGGTHFEPGTAVPNVNSEAGLAALEMMRSLSDYMNPDFLTHDSNATNAEFRAGNVALMNMWGSRAATMLDVDGLPQGVIDGFAIAGPMTVGGGDIPASTLWWDGWTVASNISDAEAEATFIAMMNGIRPDILEDEAVAAQAVWLIPGYEPTDAAVGVFAAAEAGTIPYPMLPYMGLLHTALGNELADFMQGNESAEQALADVEAAYTAAAREQGFLQ, via the coding sequence ATGTTTCTAAGAAGTCTGACAACAACAAGTGTGTTTGCAATCGTGACCGCAACCGCAGCATTGGGCTGCGAGATTGACGCGCGGGTTAGTGTGGTTGGCAATGAGTTCCCGGCGATTCAAACCGTGGGGGCCGGGGCGCAGGAATGCACTGGCGCAGAGGTGTCCACGAACCTCACATCGGAACACCAGTCGATTAACCTTCCGGGGATGCAGGGCACCCCTGCGGAATACACCACGGCGATCATTGCAAATTCGTCGATTGTGGCGCTGATGAATGAGGACGTGATCCGCCCGCTGGGTGATCTGGTGGCCGCCCATGGCGAGGGTCTGAATTCAAACCAGTTGATCACCATCGGTGGAGAGGTGATGGCCGTGGCCTTTATGGCAAACGCGCAGCATTTGGTTTACCGAGCCGACATTCTGGAACAGATCGGCGTGGAACCGCCCTCCACTTATGAGGAAATGCTGGCTGCGGCCGAGATGATCCGCGACCAGGGCATCATGGAGAACCCTGTGGGCGGCGCTTACGCCTCCGGCTGGAACCTGGCGCAGGAATTCAACAACATGTTCCTCGGATATGGGGGCACACATTTCGAACCCGGAACGGCGGTTCCCAACGTCAACTCCGAAGCAGGTCTTGCCGCGCTCGAAATGATGCGGTCGCTTTCAGACTACATGAACCCCGACTTCCTGACCCATGACAGCAACGCGACCAACGCCGAATTCCGCGCCGGCAATGTGGCGTTGATGAATATGTGGGGCAGCCGTGCGGCCACCATGTTGGACGTTGATGGCCTGCCGCAGGGTGTGATTGACGGGTTTGCCATTGCCGGGCCGATGACGGTTGGCGGCGGTGATATCCCGGCATCAACGCTTTGGTGGGACGGCTGGACCGTGGCCAGCAACATCAGCGATGCAGAGGCCGAGGCGACTTTCATCGCCATGATGAACGGTATCCGCCCGGATATCCTGGAAGACGAGGCGGTTGCGGCGCAAGCCGTCTGGCTGATCCCTGGCTATGAGCCGACGGATGCCGCAGTCGGCGTTTTCGCGGCGGCCGAAGCGGGCACCATCCCGTATCCGATGCTGCCCTATATGGGCCTGCTGCATACGGCGCTTGGCAATGAGCTGGCCGATTTCATGCAAGGCAATGAAAGCGCGGAGCAGGCCCTCGCAGATGTGGAGGCGGCCTATACCGCCGCCGCGCGTGAGCAAGGCTTCCTCCAGTAA
- a CDS encoding carbohydrate ABC transporter permease — protein sequence MKHRTFFWFFLPTGLAMLLFIAAPIVSVVMQSLFAPHEAVLTTVESCGPFGCREETTIDQEATQALRDAQPLGRFVGLDIYLDRGHLAVSEVAEAWRTSGDLGTFFDALGNLPFYRAMAFTLTYTFTVTPLLIILGLIIALAVNTLHRHLKGLVIFFSLLPMIVTPLVGSLILVWMIDSRGIIGTFLQWAANDPDLSMRASTGLTWVMLIVYGVWHSAPFAFVVFYAGLQTLPKDQLEAAQIDGATRWQQVRFVVIPHLMPLVTFVALIQLMDNFRVFEPIVGFSASAHATSLSWIIFNDLGGETRQLSAASTTSVMTIIGVAILLSPVLVRTWRDFKGKH from the coding sequence ATGAAACATCGTACTTTCTTTTGGTTTTTCCTGCCCACAGGGCTGGCGATGTTGTTGTTCATCGCGGCGCCCATCGTGTCGGTGGTGATGCAATCGCTGTTTGCCCCGCATGAGGCCGTGCTCACGACGGTCGAAAGCTGCGGTCCGTTCGGATGCAGGGAAGAAACGACAATCGATCAAGAGGCCACGCAGGCTTTGCGCGATGCGCAGCCTCTGGGTCGCTTTGTGGGGCTGGATATCTATCTCGACCGTGGGCATCTGGCCGTCAGTGAAGTGGCCGAGGCTTGGCGCACGTCCGGTGATTTAGGCACGTTTTTCGATGCGCTCGGCAATCTGCCCTTCTACCGCGCGATGGCCTTCACGCTGACCTACACGTTCACCGTGACGCCGCTTTTGATCATCCTCGGGTTGATCATTGCGCTGGCAGTCAACACGTTACACCGCCATCTCAAGGGCTTGGTGATCTTCTTCTCGCTTTTGCCGATGATCGTGACACCCCTTGTTGGCTCTCTCATCCTGGTTTGGATGATCGATAGCCGTGGGATCATCGGAACATTCCTGCAATGGGCCGCGAACGACCCCGATCTGTCGATGAGAGCCTCAACCGGGCTGACATGGGTCATGCTGATTGTCTATGGGGTTTGGCACTCAGCGCCCTTTGCCTTTGTCGTCTTTTATGCCGGGTTGCAGACCCTGCCCAAGGATCAGCTTGAGGCGGCGCAGATTGATGGCGCGACCCGCTGGCAACAGGTCCGGTTCGTCGTCATCCCGCATCTTATGCCATTGGTCACGTTCGTGGCGCTCATTCAGCTCATGGATAACTTCCGGGTGTTTGAGCCGATCGTGGGGTTCTCGGCCTCGGCCCATGCCACATCGCTGAGCTGGATCATCTTCAACGACCTTGGCGGCGAAACCCGGCAGCTTTCCGCAGCCTCCACCACATCCGTCATGACGATCATCGGCGTCGCGATCCTGCTGTCGCCCGTTCTGGTCCGCACATGGCGCGATTTTAAGGGCAAGCACTGA
- a CDS encoding carbohydrate ABC transporter permease, giving the protein MASKAQRTPTGLKLATNGFVIIWLILAAFPFLWTLWGSFKVELDFFSIADWTNALTGENTENTHGNAFTGAGYEGAWVQEEFWRSVLNTFIVCFFVVCTSLTIGTLGGYALSRSGFRYTFWLLIIALIFRAMPPITLVAGYLLPFFEWNLWGILPTTIIVLVAINQPFTLWMLHSFFQNIPKELDESAKVDGCTQFQAFRHVIVPVMWPGVITTGLFSFLLAYNDFAVTSMLLSESNRTMVPAIAAFLGTTQTEGNVMFAVAAVVSATAPLFILVMFFQRQIVSGLTAGAVKG; this is encoded by the coding sequence ATGGCATCGAAAGCACAACGCACGCCAACCGGCCTGAAACTGGCCACCAATGGCTTTGTCATCATCTGGCTGATCCTGGCGGCCTTCCCGTTCCTCTGGACCCTGTGGGGGTCGTTCAAGGTCGAACTCGATTTCTTCTCGATCGCCGATTGGACCAACGCATTGACCGGCGAAAACACCGAAAACACCCATGGCAACGCCTTCACCGGCGCGGGGTATGAAGGCGCATGGGTGCAAGAGGAGTTCTGGCGCTCTGTGCTGAACACATTCATCGTGTGTTTCTTTGTGGTCTGCACGTCTTTGACCATTGGCACCTTGGGCGGTTATGCCCTGTCGCGCTCAGGTTTTCGCTACACGTTTTGGCTGTTGATCATTGCGCTGATCTTTCGGGCCATGCCTCCGATCACGCTGGTCGCCGGATACCTTCTACCGTTTTTTGAATGGAACCTTTGGGGCATTCTTCCAACGACGATCATCGTGCTGGTTGCGATCAATCAGCCTTTCACACTCTGGATGTTGCACAGCTTTTTTCAGAATATTCCCAAAGAGCTGGACGAAAGTGCCAAGGTCGATGGTTGCACCCAGTTTCAGGCGTTTCGCCACGTGATTGTGCCGGTGATGTGGCCCGGCGTGATCACGACGGGTCTGTTCAGTTTCCTGCTGGCTTATAACGACTTCGCGGTGACCTCGATGCTGCTGAGCGAAAGCAACCGCACCATGGTTCCGGCAATCGCGGCCTTCCTGGGCACGACGCAGACAGAGGGCAATGTGATGTTTGCGGTGGCGGCGGTTGTGTCGGCGACCGCACCGCTCTTCATCCTTGTGATGTTCTTCCAACGCCAGATTGTATCCGGCCTGACCGCGGGGGCGGTGAAAGGATGA
- a CDS encoding ester cyclase, which translates to MKGARPEQATLSRDTDMSKTEATRAVIEGMVDGLNDHRIDDIGEFFAEGFRWLGNTGCGTKTGLKEFQENWQRPFQAAFSDKVCIDEARLYMGEWAAAFGRQEATHSGAFLGIPATGKRVEIRYMDFWKVVDGKIVDNWVNVDFAHVAAQLGVDVFGGHGWEAYDRGERRPPHPNPKED; encoded by the coding sequence ATGAAAGGCGCGCGACCAGAACAGGCGACGCTCAGCCGGGACACCGACATGTCCAAGACCGAGGCGACGCGCGCGGTGATCGAGGGCATGGTTGATGGCCTGAATGACCATCGCATCGATGATATCGGTGAGTTCTTTGCCGAGGGGTTTCGTTGGTTGGGCAACACAGGCTGCGGCACCAAGACCGGTTTGAAAGAGTTTCAGGAAAACTGGCAGCGTCCGTTTCAAGCGGCCTTCTCTGACAAGGTCTGCATCGATGAGGCGCGGCTTTACATGGGCGAATGGGCCGCGGCCTTTGGGCGCCAGGAGGCCACGCATAGTGGCGCGTTCCTCGGCATCCCCGCGACGGGGAAGCGCGTCGAGATCCGCTACATGGATTTCTGGAAAGTGGTGGACGGCAAGATCGTCGACAACTGGGTGAATGTCGATTTCGCCCATGTCGCCGCACAGTTGGGCGTGGACGTCTTTGGCGGCCATGGCTGGGAAGCATATGACCGGGGCGAGCGGCGGCCGCCGCACCCGAACCCTAAGGAAGATTAG
- a CDS encoding ester cyclase, translated as MTSAHAANQAALGPLRVAQYDWGAGGLQAALDAVIAPDAVIHLCHPFGDLIGPDAFFNDALAVLHAAWPDVERRDWIVMAGDTAAGEAWVGCAGHFVGTFVAPLLDIPPTGHLTHMRFHEFYRFEDGKVVEVQAIWDLPEVMMQAGAWPLVPSLGREFCVPGPASDDGLIRAARDAAQSQASCDLIIEMLSQMVRHPKDGGPDVMQLPRFWHPAMNWYGPAGIGSARGIAGFRTWHQVPFLNAMPDRGQHKGAVTHHFFGDNNYVAVTGWPNMAQTLTADGWLGIVPSGKRITLRSLDFWRIEGRKIRENWVLIDLLDVYRQLGVDVFARLREFNKARVPGVVSFPLGAA; from the coding sequence ATGACATCTGCCCATGCAGCCAACCAAGCAGCGCTCGGTCCGCTGCGCGTCGCCCAATATGATTGGGGTGCGGGTGGGCTACAGGCTGCTTTGGATGCGGTCATCGCCCCGGATGCGGTCATCCACTTATGTCACCCATTTGGCGACCTGATCGGGCCGGATGCGTTTTTCAATGATGCTCTGGCCGTACTGCACGCCGCATGGCCGGACGTCGAACGCCGCGACTGGATCGTTATGGCGGGCGATACCGCGGCGGGGGAGGCTTGGGTCGGCTGCGCGGGCCATTTTGTTGGAACCTTTGTGGCACCGTTGTTGGACATCCCGCCCACCGGCCATCTGACTCATATGCGGTTTCACGAGTTCTATCGGTTCGAGGATGGAAAGGTGGTGGAGGTTCAGGCGATCTGGGACTTGCCCGAAGTGATGATGCAAGCCGGGGCATGGCCGCTTGTGCCGTCATTGGGGCGGGAATTCTGCGTCCCCGGCCCGGCGTCTGACGATGGCCTGATACGGGCGGCGCGGGATGCGGCGCAGAGCCAAGCCAGTTGCGATCTGATCATCGAAATGCTGTCGCAGATGGTGCGCCATCCCAAGGACGGTGGCCCCGATGTGATGCAGCTGCCGCGGTTCTGGCATCCTGCGATGAACTGGTATGGCCCCGCCGGCATTGGGTCGGCGCGGGGCATTGCGGGATTTCGAACCTGGCATCAGGTTCCGTTCCTCAACGCGATGCCAGATCGTGGCCAGCACAAGGGCGCGGTGACCCATCATTTCTTTGGCGACAACAACTACGTGGCTGTGACAGGGTGGCCCAATATGGCACAGACACTCACCGCCGATGGTTGGTTGGGAATTGTCCCATCCGGCAAGAGGATTACCCTCCGTTCGCTAGATTTTTGGCGCATTGAGGGCCGAAAAATCCGCGAGAATTGGGTGCTTATTGACCTGCTGGACGTGTATCGCCAACTGGGTGTCGATGTGTTTGCCCGGCTGCGTGAATTTAACAAGGCGCGCGTGCCGGGTGTTGTCTCTTTTCCTTTGGGAGCGGCGTGA
- a CDS encoding SDR family NAD(P)-dependent oxidoreductase, giving the protein MDLPHTPSFRLDGKRALVAGASSGIGLACAVALGEAGAEVTVAARRQDALDDLVATMSAAGMMARALVLDVSDVLATQSAVAEHGPFDILVNSAGFARHSPAEETTEEDFDVVAGLNVKGAYFLTQAVAKGLIKAGKPGSLMNISSQMAKVGGPDRAVYAATKHAVEGFTKSMAIEWGRKGIRVNTICPTFIETPLTKQTFDRPERRAWIEEKIKLGRIGKVEDIMGAVQFLASDASALITGTALIIDGGWTAE; this is encoded by the coding sequence ATGGATCTTCCGCATACACCGTCTTTTCGTCTTGATGGCAAACGCGCCCTGGTTGCGGGGGCGTCCTCTGGCATCGGCCTCGCCTGCGCGGTGGCTCTGGGGGAAGCTGGGGCAGAGGTCACCGTTGCCGCGCGCCGCCAGGACGCGCTCGACGATCTGGTCGCCACTATGTCTGCGGCGGGGATGATGGCCCGCGCGCTTGTGCTGGATGTGTCGGACGTGTTGGCCACCCAATCCGCGGTGGCCGAACATGGCCCCTTCGACATTCTCGTCAACAGCGCCGGTTTCGCCCGGCACAGCCCGGCGGAGGAGACGACCGAAGAGGATTTCGACGTTGTCGCGGGGCTAAACGTCAAGGGCGCCTATTTCCTGACCCAAGCCGTGGCAAAGGGCCTTATCAAGGCGGGAAAGCCGGGGTCTCTGATGAATATCAGCAGCCAGATGGCCAAGGTCGGCGGGCCGGATCGCGCGGTTTATGCCGCCACCAAACACGCAGTCGAAGGGTTCACAAAATCCATGGCGATCGAATGGGGTCGCAAGGGCATTCGGGTCAATACGATCTGCCCGACCTTCATTGAAACGCCTTTGACCAAGCAGACGTTTGACAGGCCAGAACGCCGCGCCTGGATCGAAGAGAAGATCAAACTCGGGCGGATTGGCAAGGTCGAAGACATCATGGGCGCCGTCCAGTTCCTGGCCTCGGATGCGTCTGCGCTGATCACCGGAACGGCCCTGATCATTGATGGCGGGTGGACTGCGGAGTGA